GGAATCATTGTCGAATGATTTTGACAATTCGTCGATGCCTTCGAGTTTTATCGGCTCGTATTTGGTGTTGGTCGTCGTAATGTTGACGGGGGAAGAACTGTAGATTTTAGTTGTGGTAATTTTTTGTGTCCCGTTTGGGATCTCCTTCACTTCAGTGGTAGTTTCTTCTGTATAGTTGGGACCCCCGTAGCTTTGCACGTCTTTGCCGTACGGTGAAGAGATTCGGTCGAATTCTGGAGTTGGGACTTTCACAAGGTCCGTTGATGTGTTTTTGAATTCGGATTGTTGGGAGTACTGGTTGAAGTGCGACTGTTCCGATTTGAATGGCGTCGAAGTGAACGGGGCTTTCACGTCTTCCCTAGTTACGGTTTTCATGACGTCGACCTTAGGATAGCTGGAGTAGGATTCGCTTTTGATCGTGTACTCTGACTGCTTGATGCCTCCAGGGATCGCTTCGGAGGATTTCTGGTGTTCAGTGAAGGTTTGGCCGACACCGTCTGAAGGTTTCTTGAGGGTGGAGTAGACCGGTTCGGGTTTGTCGTCGAATTTGAGTTCGCGTGCGTTGAATTTTGGACTCAGAGGTGTTTTTGGTGCTTCGTAACCGAATCTGTCTTTGGAGAAGTACTGAGATTCGAAATGTCGTTGTTCCTCCGTTTTGTATTCTGTCGGGCGCGGCGTGTCGTAGAGACGAGTCTCGTAACTGAAAGAGGGTTACTGTTGATTAGTCGGTTAAGTATTAAGGTTGGTTTATACTGATATCTTCAACTTGTAAGTACCAACACCGCATGCCATGCATTACACCAGTTTAATGACAAGTTAATAGAGACAGAAAGTTAAAGTTTGTAAGTTTGCCCCCAAAGAGATGTGAGTACGCCACGAGTCTAGGCTAACGCATTTATTAGGCACACAATCTATCTCTTTCCTGCACGTATTGTAAGGGTAGCACTTagttgtcaaactaaaattaggttaagtttgtgtgcgccCGAATATGCATCATTTTGAGATTTTGAAACAATACCTTTGCGAAAAAATGGTATGTAGGTTCGAATAGGAAGCACTAACATAGTATCTATCTTATGGATGAGTGGAGAAAATATAATTGTATCATAGCACGCCTGTgtaagggggtaggcagaggtgtaaaatatacacccattcctcgccagctattaaagaaaaataaagttttctttcAAGAACTGTTAGTGAAAGTACTAGTTGAGTTATTAACACCATAAAATGAGTTATAGTTTCGCAAAGTTAGACAAAGATACAAAGAAGAGAAGCAAGTAGAACAAATTGAGAAGCGGTGGAGGATCCTTGACATCCTTGACTCGGTTGAGGGGAGATTTAAGCCCAAGAGTGGAATGTAAAGTCCTTTTAACTTTAATCAATGGATAGTTTCTcaacccggtaccggacttgcaccaaggagttattaatttatctcaagtgcagttttcactaacacagttggctcgaccattatagacagtgataaggctcaccacctatcacgttggtctaacagaaagctcggtgaggtgtggatacttagttcatcttgcgatggatgcacctttGTCTCTGATAAAGTGATCAAGCGCTATCAAACTGTAGTTTCAATATAGTTTGGAAGTTTAATATACGAAATTCGTTCGATGATTCGTTGCGATCTACTGTACCAATGAAAAACTCGCGAGAGGCTAGCCGTGGCGTAAAATTGCAGGTTGTAAGACAGTTAATGTTGGGGGTGAGTTGCCCCTATAGATgttgtcttataatgagatattagtttcccagggcgtggaaataggcacctaactcagagaatagggggagaataagattaaaatgttgggcgccgtatagaagatcccctcctattacaaacaaagccaaggtattggaaataataaagatttcacttttaacaatggtatatttggttcaacaatttcacaatgaaataatatgaagtcagtcggttacaaaccatcctaatgtaaattaagaaataaatctattactataacatgatatcttaacttagtattattcctatgAGGAAcagtaaagtgtcaggacggcaggtcttgacaaaaggcatggagtatgtactgaggataaatactcatagcactatccataataagttaaattaatcatgaagaagagatatttagatggtatccagagattttaacaccaaactggaattatgtacattaatgaccgcagcaggaactgaccctgacggcaaaagcagacaatgaacacaaatggtagtcatggctggggagctagaccctgaaggaagactttgaagttgatttttgaagttagtctttacagttgatcattctagtagaactttaacactggactctgccggtggactttgacccctgtaacaaaatgacatgttacagctctgtcaaccccgttacgacgcggaattaaaggtaaaaacactcaccacatcacgtgggacgatattataacagcattccccctagtcgatggactaaaccattgtttttatactgaaagaaagaacgtgaggttaggtcattgtcatgaacatatgtagctcataattgccaacgttccacgataataaccatcaaaacactcaccagaagacttcaccatcctttcatcataatatat
The Pectinophora gossypiella chromosome 26, ilPecGoss1.1, whole genome shotgun sequence DNA segment above includes these coding regions:
- the LOC126378453 gene encoding uncharacterized protein LOC126378453 isoform X2, with amino-acid sequence MNYETRLYDTPRPTEYKTEEQRHFESQYFSKDRFGYEAPKTPLSPKFNARELKFDDKPEPVYSTLKKPSDGVGQTFTEHQKSSEAIPGGIKQSEYTIKSESYSSYPKVDVMKTVTREDVKAPFTSTPFKSEQSHFNQYSQQSEFKNTSTDLVKVPTPEFDRISSPYGKDVQSYGGPNYTEETTTEVKEIPNGTQKITTTKIYSSSPVNITTTNTKYEPIKLEGIDELSKSFDNDSRYSTLDSRFNTLDSKMSSDTSRSFMRPSEFQSQDYQTSTSVTKVKKPSELVKEIDSMDKKFSKQTITSERIEKKSVMTSSHKSETSSTVTKKFGNF
- the LOC126378453 gene encoding uncharacterized protein LOC126378453 isoform X1, yielding MKTSMTEETVVVRSLQLPEVRKAYLVNDEVVERISYKRERAPPPPPPRRVSLLNYETRLYDTPRPTEYKTEEQRHFESQYFSKDRFGYEAPKTPLSPKFNARELKFDDKPEPVYSTLKKPSDGVGQTFTEHQKSSEAIPGGIKQSEYTIKSESYSSYPKVDVMKTVTREDVKAPFTSTPFKSEQSHFNQYSQQSEFKNTSTDLVKVPTPEFDRISSPYGKDVQSYGGPNYTEETTTEVKEIPNGTQKITTTKIYSSSPVNITTTNTKYEPIKLEGIDELSKSFDNDSRYSTLDSRFNTLDSKMSSDTSRSFMRPSEFQSQDYQTSTSVTKVKKPSELVKEIDSMDKKFSKQTITSERIEKKSVMTSSHKSETSSTVTKKFGNF